The Falco rusticolus isolate bFalRus1 chromosome 5, bFalRus1.pri, whole genome shotgun sequence genome has a segment encoding these proteins:
- the XPNPEP3 gene encoding xaa-Pro aminopeptidase 3 isoform X2 — protein sequence MHNYASDELPSIWLTLLSICKSCALRRFSIQPAQQKRIPNRYLGQPSPFTHPHLLKPGEVTPGLSQMEYALRRHKLMALIQKEAHGWDGLDHTVILLSNPTYYMTNDIPYVFHQDTNFLYLCGFQEPDSILVLQSIPGKALPSHKSMLFVPRRDPCRELWDGPRSGTDGAIALTGVDEAYTIEEFRHLVAKLKGESNIVWYDLTKPVHTKLHSDYMQPLAEIKSQNKNHIQGIRHLVQNLRLIKSPAEIERMKIAGRVTAEAFTETMFASKSPVDEAFLYAKFEFECRARGADILAYPPVVAGGNRSNTLHYVKNNQLIKDGELVLLDGGCEFSCYVSDITRTWPVNGRFTKPQAELYQAVLDIQKSCLSLCSPGVSLENIYSLMLSLIGQKLKELGVLKSSITESHFFKAVRKYCPHHVGHYLGMDVHDTPDISRSLLLQPGMVITIEPGIYIPEDDMSAPERFRGIGVRIEDDVVITEDVPLILSADCPKEIYHIEQICGRSS from the exons ATGCATAACTATGCTTCTGATGAACTGCCTTCAATTTGGCTAACGCTACTGTCAA TTTGCAAGTCATGTGCTCTCCGAAGATTTTCaatccagcctgcccagcagaAGAGGATTCCAAACCGGTACTtgggccagcccagccccttcACACACCCACACCTTCTCAAACCAG gAGAGGTAACCCCAGGATTGTCACAGATGGAATATGCTCTTCGCCGACACAAACTGATGGCGTTGATCCAGAAGGAAGCTCATGGCTGGGATGGATTGGACCACACCGTGATTCTGCTGTCCAACCCCACATACTACATGACCAATGACATCCCCTACGTTTTCCACCAGGACACTAACTTCCTGTATCTCTGTGGGTTCCAGGAGCCTGACAGCATCTTGGTGCTGCAGAGCATTCCTGGCAAAGCACTGCCGTCCCACAAATCCATGCTTTTTGTGCCCCGGAGAGATCCATGCCGAGAGCTGTGGGACGGGCCCAGATCAGGCACAGATGGAGCAATTGCTCTCACAGGAGTAGATGAAGCTTACACCATCGAGGAGTTCAGGCACTTAGTGGCCAAGCTGAAAG GGGAGTCAAACATTGTTTGGTACGACTTGACAAAACCAGTGCATACAAAGCTGCACTCTGACTACATGCAGCCCCTGGCTGAGATAAAATCTCAGAACAAAAACCACATCCAGGGCATCCGACATCTAGTGCAAAACCTTCGGCTGATCAAATCTCCTGCAGAGATTGAAAGGATGAAGATAGCTGGACGGGTGACAGCAGAG GCTTTCACAGAGACAATGTTTGCCAGCAAATCCCCGGTGGATGAGGCTTTTCTTTATGCAAAG TTTGAATTCGAGTGCCGGGCTCGTGGTGCTGACATCTTGGCGTACCCCCCTGTTGTTGCTGGTGGCAACAGATCAAACACTTTGCACTATGTGAAAAACAATCAGCTCATCAAG gATGGTGAACTGGTCTTGCTAGATGGTGGATGTGAGTTTTCCTGCTATGTAAGTGACATCACGCGTACCTGGCCTGTCAATGGAAG GTTCACCAAACCCCAAGCGGAACTATACCAGGCTGTCCTGGATATCCAGAAGTCTTGCCTgagcctctgctccccaggtGTGAGTCTAGAAAATATCTACAGCCTCATGCTGAGCCTTATTGGACAAAAACTGAAAGAGCTGGGTGTTCTGAAGAGCAGCATCACTGAGAGCCACTTCTTCAAG GCTGTTCGAAAGTACTGCCCGCATCATGTGGGCCATTACTTGGGCATGGATGTTCATGATACCCCGGATATATCCCGATcgcttctgctgcagccaggcatgGTGATAACCATTGAACCAG gcATTTATATCCCTGAGGATGACATGAGTGCCCCGGAGAGGTTTCGTGGCATTGGTGTGCGCATTGAGGATGATGTTGTGATAACAGAGGATGTACCTCTCATCTTGTCTGCTGACTGTCCCAAGGAGATCTACCACATTGAGCAGATCTGTGGCCGCAGTTCATGA
- the XPNPEP3 gene encoding xaa-Pro aminopeptidase 3 isoform X3 — translation MCSPKIFNPACPAEEDSKPVLGPAQPLHTPTPSQTRLDSGEVTPGLSQMEYALRRHKLMALIQKEAHGWDGLDHTVILLSNPTYYMTNDIPYVFHQDTNFLYLCGFQEPDSILVLQSIPGKALPSHKSMLFVPRRDPCRELWDGPRSGTDGAIALTGVDEAYTIEEFRHLVAKLKGESNIVWYDLTKPVHTKLHSDYMQPLAEIKSQNKNHIQGIRHLVQNLRLIKSPAEIERMKIAGRVTAEAFTETMFASKSPVDEAFLYAKFEFECRARGADILAYPPVVAGGNRSNTLHYVKNNQLIKDGELVLLDGGCEFSCYVSDITRTWPVNGRFTKPQAELYQAVLDIQKSCLSLCSPGVSLENIYSLMLSLIGQKLKELGVLKSSITESHFFKAVRKYCPHHVGHYLGMDVHDTPDISRSLLLQPGMVITIEPGIYIPEDDMSAPERFRGIGVRIEDDVVITEDVPLILSADCPKEIYHIEQICGRSS, via the exons ATGTGCTCTCCGAAGATTTTCaatccagcctgcccagcagaAGAGGATTCCAAACCGGTACTtgggccagcccagccccttcACACACCCACACCTTCTCAAACCAGGTTAGATTCAG gAGAGGTAACCCCAGGATTGTCACAGATGGAATATGCTCTTCGCCGACACAAACTGATGGCGTTGATCCAGAAGGAAGCTCATGGCTGGGATGGATTGGACCACACCGTGATTCTGCTGTCCAACCCCACATACTACATGACCAATGACATCCCCTACGTTTTCCACCAGGACACTAACTTCCTGTATCTCTGTGGGTTCCAGGAGCCTGACAGCATCTTGGTGCTGCAGAGCATTCCTGGCAAAGCACTGCCGTCCCACAAATCCATGCTTTTTGTGCCCCGGAGAGATCCATGCCGAGAGCTGTGGGACGGGCCCAGATCAGGCACAGATGGAGCAATTGCTCTCACAGGAGTAGATGAAGCTTACACCATCGAGGAGTTCAGGCACTTAGTGGCCAAGCTGAAAG GGGAGTCAAACATTGTTTGGTACGACTTGACAAAACCAGTGCATACAAAGCTGCACTCTGACTACATGCAGCCCCTGGCTGAGATAAAATCTCAGAACAAAAACCACATCCAGGGCATCCGACATCTAGTGCAAAACCTTCGGCTGATCAAATCTCCTGCAGAGATTGAAAGGATGAAGATAGCTGGACGGGTGACAGCAGAG GCTTTCACAGAGACAATGTTTGCCAGCAAATCCCCGGTGGATGAGGCTTTTCTTTATGCAAAG TTTGAATTCGAGTGCCGGGCTCGTGGTGCTGACATCTTGGCGTACCCCCCTGTTGTTGCTGGTGGCAACAGATCAAACACTTTGCACTATGTGAAAAACAATCAGCTCATCAAG gATGGTGAACTGGTCTTGCTAGATGGTGGATGTGAGTTTTCCTGCTATGTAAGTGACATCACGCGTACCTGGCCTGTCAATGGAAG GTTCACCAAACCCCAAGCGGAACTATACCAGGCTGTCCTGGATATCCAGAAGTCTTGCCTgagcctctgctccccaggtGTGAGTCTAGAAAATATCTACAGCCTCATGCTGAGCCTTATTGGACAAAAACTGAAAGAGCTGGGTGTTCTGAAGAGCAGCATCACTGAGAGCCACTTCTTCAAG GCTGTTCGAAAGTACTGCCCGCATCATGTGGGCCATTACTTGGGCATGGATGTTCATGATACCCCGGATATATCCCGATcgcttctgctgcagccaggcatgGTGATAACCATTGAACCAG gcATTTATATCCCTGAGGATGACATGAGTGCCCCGGAGAGGTTTCGTGGCATTGGTGTGCGCATTGAGGATGATGTTGTGATAACAGAGGATGTACCTCTCATCTTGTCTGCTGACTGTCCCAAGGAGATCTACCACATTGAGCAGATCTGTGGCCGCAGTTCATGA
- the XPNPEP3 gene encoding xaa-Pro aminopeptidase 3 isoform X1 translates to MSRLSARRLGAALRGWRGFSVCKSCALRRFSIQPAQQKRIPNRYLGQPSPFTHPHLLKPGEVTPGLSQMEYALRRHKLMALIQKEAHGWDGLDHTVILLSNPTYYMTNDIPYVFHQDTNFLYLCGFQEPDSILVLQSIPGKALPSHKSMLFVPRRDPCRELWDGPRSGTDGAIALTGVDEAYTIEEFRHLVAKLKGESNIVWYDLTKPVHTKLHSDYMQPLAEIKSQNKNHIQGIRHLVQNLRLIKSPAEIERMKIAGRVTAEAFTETMFASKSPVDEAFLYAKFEFECRARGADILAYPPVVAGGNRSNTLHYVKNNQLIKDGELVLLDGGCEFSCYVSDITRTWPVNGRFTKPQAELYQAVLDIQKSCLSLCSPGVSLENIYSLMLSLIGQKLKELGVLKSSITESHFFKAVRKYCPHHVGHYLGMDVHDTPDISRSLLLQPGMVITIEPGIYIPEDDMSAPERFRGIGVRIEDDVVITEDVPLILSADCPKEIYHIEQICGRSS, encoded by the exons ATGTCGCGCCTCTCGGCCCGCAGGCTTGGCGCGGCGCTGAGGGGCTGGCGCGGCTTCTCAG TTTGCAAGTCATGTGCTCTCCGAAGATTTTCaatccagcctgcccagcagaAGAGGATTCCAAACCGGTACTtgggccagcccagccccttcACACACCCACACCTTCTCAAACCAG gAGAGGTAACCCCAGGATTGTCACAGATGGAATATGCTCTTCGCCGACACAAACTGATGGCGTTGATCCAGAAGGAAGCTCATGGCTGGGATGGATTGGACCACACCGTGATTCTGCTGTCCAACCCCACATACTACATGACCAATGACATCCCCTACGTTTTCCACCAGGACACTAACTTCCTGTATCTCTGTGGGTTCCAGGAGCCTGACAGCATCTTGGTGCTGCAGAGCATTCCTGGCAAAGCACTGCCGTCCCACAAATCCATGCTTTTTGTGCCCCGGAGAGATCCATGCCGAGAGCTGTGGGACGGGCCCAGATCAGGCACAGATGGAGCAATTGCTCTCACAGGAGTAGATGAAGCTTACACCATCGAGGAGTTCAGGCACTTAGTGGCCAAGCTGAAAG GGGAGTCAAACATTGTTTGGTACGACTTGACAAAACCAGTGCATACAAAGCTGCACTCTGACTACATGCAGCCCCTGGCTGAGATAAAATCTCAGAACAAAAACCACATCCAGGGCATCCGACATCTAGTGCAAAACCTTCGGCTGATCAAATCTCCTGCAGAGATTGAAAGGATGAAGATAGCTGGACGGGTGACAGCAGAG GCTTTCACAGAGACAATGTTTGCCAGCAAATCCCCGGTGGATGAGGCTTTTCTTTATGCAAAG TTTGAATTCGAGTGCCGGGCTCGTGGTGCTGACATCTTGGCGTACCCCCCTGTTGTTGCTGGTGGCAACAGATCAAACACTTTGCACTATGTGAAAAACAATCAGCTCATCAAG gATGGTGAACTGGTCTTGCTAGATGGTGGATGTGAGTTTTCCTGCTATGTAAGTGACATCACGCGTACCTGGCCTGTCAATGGAAG GTTCACCAAACCCCAAGCGGAACTATACCAGGCTGTCCTGGATATCCAGAAGTCTTGCCTgagcctctgctccccaggtGTGAGTCTAGAAAATATCTACAGCCTCATGCTGAGCCTTATTGGACAAAAACTGAAAGAGCTGGGTGTTCTGAAGAGCAGCATCACTGAGAGCCACTTCTTCAAG GCTGTTCGAAAGTACTGCCCGCATCATGTGGGCCATTACTTGGGCATGGATGTTCATGATACCCCGGATATATCCCGATcgcttctgctgcagccaggcatgGTGATAACCATTGAACCAG gcATTTATATCCCTGAGGATGACATGAGTGCCCCGGAGAGGTTTCGTGGCATTGGTGTGCGCATTGAGGATGATGTTGTGATAACAGAGGATGTACCTCTCATCTTGTCTGCTGACTGTCCCAAGGAGATCTACCACATTGAGCAGATCTGTGGCCGCAGTTCATGA